A window of the Parabacteroides merdae ATCC 43184 genome harbors these coding sequences:
- a CDS encoding acyltransferase: MKRIVFLDYVRVFACFLVMVVHASENFYGAPGSTDMVGPQAFLANESDRLWVSIYDGFSRMAVPLFIIVSAFLLAPMKEGQTMWQFYRRRCIRILPPFFIFMILYSTLPMLWGQIDGATSIKDLSRIFLNFPTLAGHLWFMYPLISIYLFIPIISPWLSRVTVKEERFFIGLFLLSTCMPYLNRWFGEVWGQCFWNEYHMLWYFSGYLGYLVLAHYIHVHLTWNRSKRFIIGIVSMLIGAAITIYSFYVQAVPGEILPTPVLEIGWAFCTINCVLLTAGTFLMFSCIELPETPRFVLELSKLSYGMYLMHIFWLGLWVAVFKSVLPLPTVAAIPAIATCTFICCFVTTKVISLIPGGKWIVG, from the coding sequence ATGAAACGTATAGTTTTTTTGGATTATGTACGCGTGTTCGCATGTTTCCTTGTTATGGTCGTCCACGCCAGTGAAAACTTTTACGGTGCCCCCGGTTCGACGGACATGGTGGGACCGCAAGCCTTTCTGGCAAATGAGTCAGACCGGCTATGGGTGTCCATATACGATGGGTTTTCGCGTATGGCCGTGCCGTTGTTTATAATAGTCTCCGCTTTTCTTCTTGCGCCGATGAAGGAAGGGCAGACCATGTGGCAGTTCTATCGTCGGCGTTGTATCCGCATTCTACCACCGTTTTTCATATTCATGATACTCTACAGTACTCTGCCGATGTTGTGGGGACAGATTGATGGAGCGACCTCGATCAAGGATCTGTCGCGGATATTTCTGAACTTCCCGACGCTGGCCGGGCATCTATGGTTTATGTATCCCTTGATCAGCATTTACCTGTTTATTCCTATCATCTCGCCCTGGTTGAGCAGAGTGACGGTCAAAGAAGAACGTTTCTTTATCGGGTTGTTTCTCTTGTCGACCTGTATGCCATATCTGAACCGTTGGTTCGGAGAAGTGTGGGGACAGTGCTTTTGGAACGAATACCATATGCTGTGGTATTTCTCCGGTTACTTAGGCTATCTTGTGCTCGCACATTATATACATGTCCATCTGACCTGGAACCGTTCCAAACGTTTTATTATCGGAATTGTTTCGATGCTCATTGGTGCAGCTATTACCATATATTCGTTCTATGTTCAGGCCGTTCCCGGAGAAATACTCCCCACGCCCGTGCTGGAAATAGGGTGGGCTTTCTGCACCATCAACTGTGTGTTGCTTACGGCCGGCACGTTCCTGATGTTCAGTTGTATTGAACTTCCCGAAACTCCGCGCTTCGTATTGGAACTCTCTAAACTCAGCTATGGGATGTATCTGATGCATATCTTTTGGCTCGGTCTGTGGGTGGCGGTGTTCAAGTCCGTCTTGCCGTTACCGACTGTTGCCGCCATTCCTGCGATTGCGACATGCACGTTCATTTGCTGCTTCGTGACAACCAAGGTTATTTCGCTCATTCCGGGCGGCAAATGGATCGTCGGGTAG
- the accC gene encoding acetyl-CoA carboxylase biotin carboxylase subunit, whose translation MIRKVLIANRGEIAVRVMRSCREMGIRSVAVFSEADRTARHVLYADEAVLIGPAASKDSYLNIEKIIRAAKQHKVDAIHPGYGFLSENADFARRCKEEGIVFIGPSAETMEAMGDKISARKRMIDAGVPVVPGTQQPLQDVGEACRVCREIGFPVMLKASMGGGGKGMRLIHKEEEVEEAYNAARSESLSSFGDDTVYLEKYVEGPHHIEFQILGDNYGNVVHLCERECSVQRRNQKIVEESPSPFITPELRKEMGEKAVAAAKAVDYSGAGTIEFLVDKHRNFYFLEMNTRLQVEHPITEEVLGLDLVKEQLRIADNEPLHIRQEDISQRGHAIECRICAEDTANNFMPSPGIIRQLTEPNGIGVRIDSYVYEGYEIPVYYDPMIGKLIVWATSREYAIERMRRVLHEYKITGLKTNISYLRRIMDIPDFVHGTYDTSFIGKHGEELQHPVNPGDEHESENIAMIAAYMDYLMNLEENVSGSSVDNRPISRWREFGLQKGVLRI comes from the coding sequence ATGATAAGAAAAGTTCTGATTGCGAATCGGGGCGAGATAGCTGTGAGGGTTATGCGCTCCTGTCGCGAAATGGGGATACGGTCGGTGGCTGTTTTTTCGGAAGCAGACCGGACGGCACGTCATGTCCTTTATGCCGACGAAGCGGTCTTGATAGGACCGGCAGCATCAAAAGATAGTTACCTGAATATCGAAAAGATCATCCGGGCAGCCAAGCAACACAAGGTGGATGCGATTCATCCCGGATATGGTTTCCTGTCCGAGAATGCGGATTTTGCCCGCCGGTGCAAAGAAGAAGGAATCGTCTTTATCGGCCCGTCGGCAGAAACGATGGAGGCGATGGGAGATAAAATATCCGCCCGCAAGCGGATGATAGACGCCGGCGTGCCGGTCGTTCCTGGCACGCAGCAGCCTTTGCAGGATGTTGGAGAAGCATGCCGGGTCTGCCGGGAGATCGGTTTCCCGGTCATGCTGAAAGCCTCGATGGGAGGCGGTGGAAAGGGAATGCGTCTGATCCATAAGGAAGAAGAGGTGGAAGAGGCTTACAACGCCGCTCGCTCGGAGTCGCTCTCTTCTTTTGGTGACGATACAGTTTATCTGGAAAAGTACGTGGAGGGACCACATCATATCGAGTTCCAGATTTTAGGCGACAATTACGGGAATGTGGTCCATCTCTGCGAACGCGAATGCTCTGTGCAACGCCGTAACCAGAAAATTGTCGAGGAAAGTCCGTCGCCGTTCATTACGCCGGAACTGCGGAAAGAGATGGGCGAGAAGGCGGTTGCGGCTGCTAAGGCCGTCGACTATTCCGGTGCCGGGACGATCGAGTTCCTGGTCGATAAACACCGTAATTTTTATTTTCTCGAAATGAACACCCGTTTGCAGGTGGAGCATCCGATTACCGAAGAGGTGTTGGGGCTCGACTTGGTAAAGGAGCAGCTTCGTATTGCCGACAACGAACCGTTGCATATCCGGCAGGAAGATATATCCCAGCGTGGGCATGCTATCGAATGCCGGATCTGTGCCGAAGATACCGCCAACAATTTCATGCCATCTCCCGGCATTATCCGCCAGCTGACCGAACCGAACGGGATCGGAGTGCGAATCGACAGCTATGTCTATGAAGGTTATGAGATTCCGGTCTATTATGACCCGATGATCGGCAAGCTGATCGTGTGGGCTACCAGCCGCGAGTATGCGATCGAACGAATGAGGCGTGTCTTACACGAATACAAGATTACCGGGCTGAAGACGAATATCAGCTATCTCAGGCGGATCATGGATATACCTGATTTTGTGCATGGAACCTACGATACATCGTTTATCGGAAAGCATGGCGAGGAGCTGCAACATCCGGTGAACCCCGGAGACGAGCATGAATCGGAAAATATCGCCATGATCGCTGCTTATATGGATTACCTGATGAACCTGGAGGAGAACGTATCGGGCTCTTCGGTGGACAACCGTCCGATCAGCCGTTGGCGTGAGTTCGGGTTGCAGAAAGGTGTGTTAAGGATTTGA
- a CDS encoding biotin/lipoyl-containing protein encodes MEIHIGNRVADVELLGKDGNKVRLDIDGQPYEVDIVMAENGACSILHDGHSYNAELIRSGGGKNYQVNTLFSSYSVDIIDSQAKYLRMRKNSEEKQGDKVVSPMPGKVMKIPVNEGDLLSAGDIVVVLEAMKMQSNYKVSSDCRVREILVKEGNTVNVNQVLMTLEVINQEENAERRDI; translated from the coding sequence ATGGAAATACATATTGGAAACCGGGTGGCTGATGTGGAGCTGCTTGGAAAGGATGGAAACAAGGTGCGGCTCGACATAGACGGACAGCCCTACGAGGTGGATATCGTGATGGCTGAGAACGGGGCTTGTTCGATCTTGCATGACGGACATTCTTACAATGCCGAGCTGATCCGTTCGGGAGGAGGAAAGAACTATCAGGTCAACACGCTTTTCTCCTCTTATTCGGTCGACATAATCGATTCGCAGGCCAAATATCTACGTATGCGCAAGAACAGCGAAGAAAAGCAGGGCGACAAGGTTGTATCGCCGATGCCCGGAAAGGTCATGAAGATTCCTGTGAACGAAGGAGACCTTCTGTCTGCCGGGGATATCGTGGTGGTGCTCGAAGCCATGAAGATGCAGAGCAACTATAAGGTCAGCTCTGATTGTCGGGTACGTGAAATCCTGGTGAAGGAAGGAAACACGGTAAACGTGAATCAGGTGTTGATGACATTGGAAGTAATTAATCAGGAAGAAAATGCAGAAAGAAGAGATATATAA
- a CDS encoding acyl-CoA carboxylase subunit beta: MQKEEIYKKFEELDKVAALGGGVVRIDKQHEAGRMTARERIDMLLDKGTFVELDKFVTHRCTNFGMEKNKIPGDGVVSGYGKIEGRQVFVYAYDFTAYGGTLSSTNAAKIVKVQTLALKNGAPVIALNDSGGARIQEGVGSLAGYASIFYQNTMASGVVPQISAILGPCAGGACYSPALTDFIFMVKEKSHMFITGPDVVKAVTHETVEKEELGGAYVHSSKSGVTHFVCDTEEETLMSIRELLSFLPSNNMEDAPSLPCSDDIRRETETLQTVIPDDPNVPYDMKDVIEPVVDNHYFFEVMSHFAKNVVVGFARLGGQSVGIVANQPAFLAGVLDIDASDKAARFIRFCDCFNIPLVTFEDVPGFLPGCQQEHDGIIRHGAKIVYAYAEATVPKITLITRKAYGGAYIVMSSKPIGADINLAYPMAEIAVMGAEGAVNILYRKAEGEEKAQAMKAYNEQFSNPYRAAELGFIDEIIMPRQTRYKLIQALEMAKNKSQSNPPKKHGNMPL, from the coding sequence ATGCAGAAAGAAGAGATATATAAGAAGTTTGAAGAACTAGATAAAGTAGCTGCTCTGGGTGGCGGCGTAGTTCGTATCGATAAGCAACATGAGGCGGGGCGTATGACAGCCCGTGAACGTATTGATATGTTGCTGGATAAAGGTACGTTTGTTGAACTGGATAAGTTCGTGACGCATCGATGCACGAATTTCGGCATGGAGAAAAACAAGATTCCGGGAGACGGTGTCGTTTCTGGATATGGTAAGATCGAAGGTCGTCAGGTCTTTGTCTACGCCTACGATTTTACAGCTTACGGAGGAACGCTCAGTTCGACCAATGCCGCCAAGATCGTAAAGGTCCAGACGCTAGCTCTGAAAAATGGTGCACCTGTGATCGCATTGAACGATTCGGGAGGTGCGCGTATCCAGGAAGGAGTCGGTAGCCTGGCAGGTTATGCGTCGATCTTCTATCAAAATACGATGGCCTCTGGGGTGGTTCCCCAGATTTCGGCTATCCTCGGTCCTTGTGCCGGTGGAGCTTGTTACTCGCCGGCACTGACCGATTTCATTTTTATGGTGAAAGAGAAGAGCCATATGTTCATAACCGGACCGGATGTCGTGAAGGCCGTTACGCATGAGACGGTGGAGAAAGAGGAATTGGGAGGCGCCTATGTGCATAGCAGTAAAAGTGGCGTGACGCATTTCGTGTGTGATACGGAGGAGGAAACGTTGATGAGTATCCGCGAGCTGCTGAGCTTCCTGCCGTCAAACAATATGGAGGATGCGCCGTCTCTCCCGTGTTCTGACGATATCCGTCGTGAAACGGAAACGTTACAGACGGTGATTCCCGATGATCCGAACGTGCCGTATGATATGAAGGACGTGATCGAGCCGGTGGTCGACAATCATTATTTTTTCGAAGTGATGTCTCATTTTGCAAAGAATGTGGTGGTCGGCTTTGCCCGTCTGGGTGGCCAGTCGGTTGGTATTGTGGCGAATCAGCCGGCTTTCCTAGCTGGTGTGCTGGATATCGATGCCTCGGACAAGGCGGCTCGTTTCATCCGTTTTTGCGATTGCTTCAATATCCCGCTGGTGACGTTTGAGGACGTACCCGGCTTTTTACCCGGCTGTCAGCAGGAGCATGACGGGATTATCCGCCACGGGGCGAAGATCGTTTACGCTTATGCCGAGGCGACAGTTCCCAAAATTACGTTGATTACGCGTAAAGCTTACGGCGGCGCTTATATCGTGATGTCGAGCAAACCGATCGGCGCCGACATCAACTTGGCTTACCCGATGGCGGAAATCGCAGTGATGGGAGCCGAAGGGGCTGTCAATATCCTGTACCGGAAAGCGGAAGGAGAAGAAAAAGCACAGGCTATGAAGGCATACAATGAACAGTTCTCGAATCCTTATCGAGCAGCCGAATTAGGATTTATCGATGAGATCATCATGCCCCGTCAGACACGTTACAAGTTGATACAGGCGCTTGAAATGGCAAAAAATAAGAGCCAGAGCAATCCGCCAAAGAAACATGGCAATATGCCTTTGTAA